From Planococcus halocryophilus, the proteins below share one genomic window:
- the sppA gene encoding signal peptide peptidase SppA: MNTKRWIALVVAAAVLGISLVINSAFAFLQGGFSESVDELMGSTQTSLSETVMEDGDFNNRVAVLNVDGVIQDTGDAASFFGTTGYNHSFFMEQLENIKEDTSVKAVVLAVNSPGGGVVESAEIYDKITEIQEETGKPFYVSMGAIAASGGYYIAAPAEKIFVNEETLTGSIGVIMQSVNYGELAERYGVDFVTIKSGPYKDIMSPTRDMTEDERALLQEMLDDSYESFVDVIEEGRSMTEEEVKAVADGRIMNGRQAVEVNLADDFGFEEDVIEQIKTDFDLGNAEVFQYGNDQGWGSLLSMKVNSFFGNDLETQMISKLLTEYSSPRMMYLYGDK, encoded by the coding sequence ATGAATACGAAACGTTGGATTGCTTTAGTAGTGGCTGCTGCCGTATTAGGAATTTCGCTAGTCATCAACTCAGCCTTCGCATTTCTTCAAGGCGGATTTAGTGAAAGTGTCGATGAACTAATGGGAAGCACACAAACAAGTTTGTCGGAAACAGTAATGGAAGATGGCGATTTTAATAATCGCGTTGCTGTTTTAAATGTAGACGGTGTTATTCAAGACACGGGAGATGCAGCTTCGTTCTTTGGAACAACTGGCTATAACCACTCGTTCTTTATGGAACAATTAGAAAATATTAAAGAAGATACTTCGGTTAAAGCTGTTGTACTTGCGGTAAATTCTCCAGGAGGCGGAGTTGTCGAGTCTGCTGAAATTTACGACAAAATCACAGAAATTCAAGAAGAAACCGGAAAACCATTCTACGTTTCGATGGGTGCAATTGCTGCTTCTGGGGGCTATTATATTGCAGCACCGGCAGAAAAGATTTTTGTGAATGAAGAAACATTAACAGGTTCGATTGGTGTCATTATGCAAAGCGTCAATTATGGTGAACTCGCAGAACGCTATGGTGTGGACTTTGTGACGATCAAATCAGGTCCATACAAAGATATTATGAGCCCAACGCGTGATATGACAGAAGATGAACGTGCATTGCTTCAAGAAATGCTTGATGATTCGTATGAATCTTTTGTAGATGTCATTGAAGAAGGTCGAAGTATGACGGAAGAAGAAGTAAAAGCTGTAGCAGATGGTCGGATTATGAATGGTCGCCAAGCAGTAGAAGTGAATTTAGCAGATGATTTTGGTTTTGAAGAAGACGTCATCGAACAAATAAAAACAGATTTTGATTTAGGGAACGCAGAAGTATTCCAATATGGAAACGACCAAGGCTGGGGTTCATTGCTCTCGATGAAAGTTAATTCTTTCTTTGGTAACGATCTTGAGACGCAAATGATTTCAAAATTACTTACTGAATATAGTTCTCCGCGTATGATGTATTTATACGGTGACAAATAA
- the mbcS gene encoding acyl-CoA synthetase MbcS, translating into MKRQDLLAPEFYNLVEEIERYATGEDKLAILWENDKGEKYQLTYDELMKRANRAANSFEKAGLVKGDVVLVMVPRLIEAYVAYLGALKAGLAVIPSSEMLRAKDIAYRLNHSDAKAVIAYEPFMDQFEGVKEMDNVVKFVIGNSDQSWISLLDEMAIAAEVYKAAPTKKDDMAFLSYTSGTTGNPKGAVHSHGWAYAHLRTSAEHWLGAKEGDVVWATASPGWQKWIWSPFLATLGSGATGFVYNGKFDPAVYLDLLETRKINVLCCTPTEYRLMAKQKDLAKYDLSALHSAVSAGEPLNAEVINVFKEHFSLEVRDGYGQTENTLLVGVMKGMESRLGSMGKPTPGNRVEIIDDSGKPCTVGEVGDIAVHVETPALFKEYFKDPERTSMQFRGDYYVTGDKASKDEDGYFWFEGRGDDIIISSGYTIGPFEVEDALVKHPAVQECAVIGAPDEVRGTIVKAFVVLVEDQVASDDLIKDLQNHVKKLTAPYKYPRAIDFRTELPKTASGKIRRVELRQQESVKN; encoded by the coding sequence TTGAAAAGACAAGATTTGTTAGCGCCAGAATTCTATAATTTAGTTGAAGAAATTGAGCGATATGCAACAGGGGAAGACAAGCTTGCAATCCTCTGGGAAAACGATAAGGGTGAAAAATATCAACTTACATATGATGAATTAATGAAGCGAGCGAATCGTGCAGCGAATAGCTTTGAAAAAGCAGGACTAGTTAAAGGGGATGTGGTGCTTGTGATGGTACCACGCCTTATTGAAGCATATGTAGCCTACTTAGGAGCGCTAAAAGCGGGGTTAGCCGTTATTCCTAGTTCTGAGATGCTGCGTGCTAAAGATATTGCATATCGATTAAATCACAGTGATGCGAAAGCGGTTATTGCATATGAGCCATTCATGGATCAATTTGAAGGCGTAAAAGAAATGGACAATGTAGTGAAGTTTGTTATCGGTAATTCAGATCAATCGTGGATTTCATTACTAGATGAAATGGCAATCGCTGCTGAAGTGTACAAAGCAGCACCGACCAAAAAAGATGATATGGCGTTTTTGTCCTATACATCAGGAACTACTGGAAATCCAAAAGGCGCGGTCCATAGTCATGGCTGGGCATACGCACATCTTCGTACGTCAGCAGAACACTGGCTAGGAGCGAAAGAAGGCGACGTCGTTTGGGCAACGGCAAGTCCAGGTTGGCAAAAATGGATTTGGAGTCCGTTCTTAGCAACGTTGGGTAGTGGAGCTACTGGTTTTGTTTATAATGGAAAATTTGATCCTGCAGTGTATTTGGATCTTTTGGAAACACGTAAAATCAACGTGCTTTGCTGCACACCGACAGAATATCGGTTAATGGCCAAGCAAAAAGATTTAGCGAAATATGATTTGTCCGCATTGCATAGCGCTGTATCGGCAGGAGAACCACTAAATGCTGAAGTAATCAATGTCTTTAAAGAGCATTTTTCGTTGGAAGTACGAGATGGCTATGGCCAAACTGAGAATACCTTACTCGTTGGTGTTATGAAAGGCATGGAATCTCGTCTGGGCTCAATGGGCAAACCCACACCGGGAAACCGTGTAGAAATTATCGATGACTCAGGTAAACCATGCACTGTTGGCGAAGTTGGAGATATTGCAGTTCATGTAGAAACACCTGCATTGTTTAAAGAATATTTTAAAGACCCTGAACGCACTAGTATGCAGTTCCGCGGAGATTATTACGTTACTGGCGATAAAGCGTCTAAAGATGAGGATGGTTATTTCTGGTTTGAAGGTCGCGGAGACGATATCATCATTTCTTCCGGTTATACAATCGGGCCGTTTGAAGTCGAAGATGCGTTAGTCAAGCATCCAGCTGTTCAGGAATGTGCAGTTATCGGGGCACCAGATGAAGTACGTGGCACAATCGTTAAAGCTTTTGTTGTTTTAGTAGAAGATCAAGTTGCATCAGACGACCTAATAAAAGACTTACAAAATCATGTGAAAAAACTAACGGCTCCGTATAAATATCCGCGGGCCATTGATTTCCGAACAGAATTGCCAAAAACAGCATCAGGAAAAATTCGACGTGTAGAATTGCGTCAGCAAGAAAGTGTGAAAAATTAA
- a CDS encoding RDD family protein, with protein sequence MTDHETEKSAEMQGAKEFSKTPSYQEVLFYERKPAGFWVRFWAYLIDLLVVAALTSILVKPVFALSGLETTNMPWYGPFAVVSAVIFYGYFVLMTKFFGQTVGKMIMGIRVVSLKSDNLSIMTLLFREWIGRFISVTILPLYWIVGFTPLKQGVHDYIADTTVVHEESFRKNKMLKKNQTEGSELQETRAF encoded by the coding sequence ATGACAGACCATGAAACAGAGAAATCAGCAGAAATGCAAGGTGCGAAGGAGTTTTCTAAAACACCGAGTTATCAAGAAGTTCTTTTTTACGAACGGAAACCGGCTGGATTTTGGGTGCGTTTTTGGGCTTATTTAATTGATTTGCTTGTTGTTGCGGCCCTTACCTCAATTTTAGTTAAACCGGTATTTGCATTATCTGGGTTGGAAACAACTAATATGCCTTGGTATGGACCGTTTGCAGTTGTATCCGCTGTAATTTTCTATGGCTATTTTGTTTTAATGACTAAGTTTTTCGGACAAACGGTTGGCAAGATGATTATGGGTATTCGTGTTGTGTCGTTGAAATCTGATAACCTATCGATTATGACGCTTTTGTTTCGAGAGTGGATTGGCCGCTTTATTTCGGTGACGATATTACCGCTTTACTGGATCGTCGGTTTTACACCATTAAAACAAGGCGTCCACGACTATATTGCAGATACGACAGTCGTTCATGAAGAGTCTTTTAGAAAAAACAAAATGTTAAAGAAGAATCAGACAGAGGGGTCTGAGTTGCAAGAGACTAGGGCATTTTAG
- the rarD gene encoding EamA family transporter RarD has translation MIDSKKGVLVIILTYTLWGFMPIFWKQLADVPADEVLAARIIWSFILTLGFIVLINGGRQLWLDLKSLWASKKKFFLLMLASFLISANWFFYVYAVSHDRIVETSLGYYINPLISMLLGAIFLKEKLSPAIKVAFLLAATGVLILTFSFGSLPWLALGMAFSFAFYGLIKKTIRLDALRGLAIETLFVFPFAIAYYIYLFSIDRVSFLQLGLPTDSLLLASGLITAFPLLLFAIGAPLIPMYMIGFLQYIAPSLMLLIGVFIYGEAFDVVKIISFSLIWSALILFTSSKFLEARGIRRANRKVSV, from the coding sequence GTGATAGATTCTAAAAAAGGTGTTTTGGTCATTATTTTAACTTACACATTATGGGGGTTCATGCCGATCTTTTGGAAACAGCTTGCCGACGTCCCGGCAGACGAAGTGTTAGCAGCAAGGATTATTTGGTCTTTTATATTGACTCTTGGATTTATTGTTTTAATTAATGGAGGTCGTCAATTATGGCTTGATTTGAAAAGTTTGTGGGCATCGAAGAAGAAATTTTTCTTATTAATGTTAGCGTCTTTTTTAATCTCCGCCAATTGGTTTTTCTATGTTTATGCAGTTTCACATGATCGGATCGTCGAAACTAGCCTTGGCTATTACATCAATCCATTGATTTCGATGTTATTGGGTGCCATCTTTTTAAAAGAAAAATTATCACCAGCGATAAAAGTTGCATTCTTGCTAGCTGCAACAGGCGTTTTGATTTTAACTTTCTCTTTCGGCTCTTTGCCTTGGCTAGCACTTGGTATGGCGTTTAGCTTTGCTTTTTATGGGTTGATCAAAAAAACAATTCGACTCGATGCACTTCGTGGATTAGCCATTGAGACTTTATTTGTTTTCCCATTTGCAATTGCTTATTATATATATTTGTTTTCTATAGATCGAGTCTCATTTTTACAATTGGGCTTGCCGACAGATAGTTTATTGTTAGCTAGTGGATTGATTACAGCATTTCCACTATTGTTGTTTGCCATTGGAGCGCCGTTAATCCCGATGTATATGATTGGGTTCCTTCAATATATTGCTCCATCATTGATGCTATTAATTGGTGTGTTTATTTACGGAGAAGCTTTTGATGTGGTCAAAATCATTTCGTTTTCGTTAATATGGAGTGCGTTAATTTTGTTTACGTCCTCAAAATTTTTAGAAGCTAGAGGAATTCGACGAGCAAACCGGAAAGTTTCAGTTTAA
- the tpx gene encoding thiol peroxidase, with amino-acid sequence MAQITFKNNPVTLPNTEVKVGDQAPEFTVLSNGLEPVTLKDTSGKVRLVSVVPSLDTGVCSDQTKRFSEEATSLGDNVEVLTISADLPFAQKRWTDINKVDAITTLSDHRDLSFGEAYGLTMQELRLLARSVFVLDENDKVTYAEYVSEGTDHPDYEKALNAVKELTK; translated from the coding sequence TTGGCACAAATTACATTCAAGAATAATCCTGTTACTTTACCGAACACAGAAGTAAAAGTAGGAGATCAAGCACCTGAATTTACGGTTTTATCAAACGGCTTGGAGCCAGTTACATTAAAAGATACATCTGGTAAAGTTCGTTTAGTTAGTGTAGTTCCATCACTAGATACAGGAGTATGTTCAGACCAAACAAAACGTTTCAGCGAAGAAGCTACTTCTTTAGGAGACAATGTAGAAGTATTGACTATCTCAGCTGATTTACCATTTGCACAAAAACGTTGGACAGACATTAACAAAGTGGATGCCATCACGACTTTGTCAGATCATCGCGATTTGTCATTCGGTGAAGCTTACGGATTGACGATGCAAGAGCTTCGATTGTTGGCTCGTTCAGTTTTCGTACTTGATGAAAATGACAAAGTTACATACGCAGAGTATGTTTCTGAAGGAACAGATCATCCTGATTACGAGAAAGCATTAAATGCAGTTAAAGAATTAACAAAATAA